A stretch of DNA from Mycobacterium senriense:
AGGTAGACCGTGGCGGACACTTCCGTGGTATTTGGGTCAGCGCAACTATTCGGGACTTTATTGGTGCGCAACTGAGCGTGCCCACGTCGGATACGAGTCACGCCTGGAGCTGTCTCGCTTGATGGTGGCGGATTTCGATCGTGCCGCGAAACGCATTGCTAGTCAGCCGTTCTGGCTGAACGTGGATTCGGGTAGCCGTTGCTGACATGCGCACCGGCAGCGCTCGCCGCTGTCGACGTAGCCCCAGACGGTGAGCAGGCTGGACATGTAAATCCCAACCCTGGATTACATACGAGGCTGTGACGGCTCAGGGAGGACCCAGACATGCAACGTCCGATCACATCCACACACATCCCCGCATCGCCGCGCTACCCTGTGCAGGGTGGATGAGTCGACGGGTCGCGCGCTTAATGTGCTGTTGGCTAAACATCAGATTGATCTGACCGTCGACGAGGTCCTGGACGAGCTGGACTCCGCCTTTGCGGCCATCCCCTGGGCAACCACCCTGTCGGCGACAGAAGTGGATTTCCTGCGCATGCGCGTCGAACCCCAGGCAGCATCCGTGATCGACGCCTGGTCGGCCGATGACGAACGTCGGACCCGCGCCCACATTGCGGTGCGCCAACTCAGCAGCGCGCTCTCAGGATCGGTCAGCATCAAGGAAGCCGCCGCGATGCTCGGCGTCGACCGCTCCCGGGTGGCGCGGCGCATCACTGGAAAAGCGTTATGGGCCTTCGATCTTCAAGGAAGCCGACGCATCCCGCGCTGGCAGTTCCTAGGTGACGAACTGCTCCCAGGCTTGGACACGATCGTGCGCGCGATACCACGGGGCATCACCCCCGCGGTTCTGGATATATTCATGCACACCCCGCAGCCCGACTTCGACGACCGCACCGCGATCGAGCACCTGGCCGGCGGCGGCGACCCGGCGCTAGTTGCCGGATTCATCGCCGACCTCGGGCGCTGGTGAACCTACGGCCCACCGAACGCGCCACGAACGGGCCCCCGAACACTCAGCAGGGAAGCCACCACATTGCCGACTACACCGGCGCGCTATGGCGGGTCCACCGCACCGAAGGTGCCTCAGCCGTGGAAACAAGCTGCGCACCTAGATAGGGGCCGCGGCCGCGCGCGGTGGCACCTACACCCGGGTCCTGCTAGTCGGGAAGTAGCGAATGACGAGGTCCGGTCGGCGACGTAGTTGGTCATTATCGGCACAGAATTATTTTCGCTCCGGTGCTGAGGGGGCGGGCTGATTGGCTGACGCGACGGCCGTTGCGGGGCACCGCGCCCATTTCTGAATCTCGACTGCCAGGCAAACCGACCCGCGGAGGCGTGCTTGCACGGCAACACGTCGGCCTATACTTGCGTTCTCCTCGAATGACTCTGATGCCCGGTGCGACGGCAGCATCTAGGATCCGGCCGACACGATTGTTGTGACGCCCGCGGCATCGGGTAGGCGCGCACGTCGTCTACTGCGAACGGACCTCGGAGGGGTCTACCGCCGGGTGTAGGGCATGTCCGTCGAAGTCCGCGAGGTGGTCGACGACGGGGCGCGCAGCTTGATCGGGCACATCACCACACTGCGCGGCGAGGACTTGCCTGATACCGCCTCGATGACGGTTATTGAGGGATCATCGGCGGTGGGTCGTGTGCCCGATATTCTGGGCGTGTTTCACCCACACCCCGACGACGTCGAAAGGCGGATCTTCGAGCAGGAAGCGCAAGGTGTGCCCTCGGGGCGTTGCCCACATCCCACAGGATGACTCGATGCGGCACCGAACGTTAGGACCCAGCCGAAGCGGTGTCCGGGGCGGCGAACACTTTGCTGAGGTCGAGCTGGCCGGACTGCACGGCGCCGAAGAATCCGCCATCGGTCACCAGTGCTTCGCCGTTGATGTAGCTGGATCGGGGGCTGTTGAGGAAGATCAGCGGCCACGCCTGTTCCTCGGCGGTTGAGCGCCGCCGAATCGGGCCGACGAACGCATCGATGATGTTCTGCCCCGCGAATTCCACGAAGTGGGGCAGCATCGCGGTCTCCGTGGGGCCTGGGTTGATGCAGTTGAGCCGGATGCCATCGGTGATCAGCGTGGCGGCCCGGGAGCCAACCCAGGCGTTGATCGCCTTTTTCGAAAACGGGTATGCGCCAACGGCCCCCATCTCGTCATTGGCTTCGCACAACCGCTTGCCCTCGTCGAAGCCGTCTGTGGACACCAGTTCCATCAGCTGTTCGAGCTCCAGTTGCCACCCCATTGCGGCATTGGATGCGACGACGGCGATCGCCCCGCCGGGCGGAATCTTGGGCAGGACCAGGTTCACTAGATGCCGCGCCCCGACGAAGTTGACCAGTAGCACGTCGAGGCCGGAGAACGGCGGTCCAGGCAGGCCCGCGCAGCCGAAATAGGCATCCACCGGCCCCTCAATGGCTTCGGCTCCCCGCTCGATGGATCCGCGATCGCGCAGGTCCACCTCGACCACCCGGTTGACGGGAAGGTCCGTGGGGCGCACGTCGAGCGCGGTGACTCTCGCCCCCAGGTTGAGCAGAATTGAGGCGGTCGCAGCGCCCATGCCTGATGCGGCGCCGGTTACAACCACGTGGCGTCCCGCATATCCCAGTACGTCTTCCATCGTTCCTCCGGCGTCTTTGAGAGTATCGTCTGTCCAAATAACGATATAACAGGTGCTGTTATAGGAAGATAGCGTTCTCCTATTGGGGATAGGCTGCTAGCGTCCTGTGACATGGAGGCCTGCTCGGTGGTGCGACGGGCGTCAAATTTAGGCGAGTTGGAGGTAGTACGGGGTGGGTGACCGTTGGGATTACGACGAGATGTTCATCGACGGCGCTTGGACGGCGGACGACACGGTGGGGGTCATCGAAGTCGTCGACCCGGCCACCGAGGAGGTCATCGGCTCGGCTCCCGATGCGGGTCTTAAGGCCACCCACGCGGCGATCTTGGCTGCCCGGCGGGCGTTCGACGACGGGCCCTGGCCACGGACGTCGCCGCGAGATCGGGCCAAGGTCCTACGCAGATTCGCTGCCATCCTTGATGAGCGCCACGATTTCCTCAAGAAGCTGGTGATGACCGAGTCCGGGTCGGTTGGCTTCCTCGCCGACATCATCCAGGTGCGCGGAACGATTGACATCGCCGAGTGGATTGCGGAGGCCATGGAACTCGCGGTGCGCTGGACCGAAGTGTCGCCGCCGGCCGGGGGTCCAACTGGGATGGCGGGACACGCGGTCGTCCGGGAGCCGGTTGGTGTGGTGGCCGCGATCACGCCGTTCAACTTTCCGTTCTTCCTCAACATCGTGAAGGTCCTGCCAGCTTTGGCGGCCGGCTGCACCGTGGTGCTCAAACCGCACCAGTGGACTCCCCTGGACGCCTTCGAAATCGCCAAAGCGGCCCAGGATGCCGACCTTCCGCCGGGCGTGTTCAACGTCATCGCGGGTGGCCCCGAGGCCGGCGCGGAGATGACCACCCACCCGCTGGTGGACATGGTCACTTTCACCGGCTCGACCGCCACCGGGCGGGCGATCATGGCGGCCGCAGCCCCTACGGTCAAGCGCCTGCAGCTCGAGCTCGGCGGCAAAAGTGCGTGCATTGTCTTGGACGACGTCCCCGAAGACCATGTCGCCAACATGGGCATCATCAGCTCGATGATTCACGCCGGGCAGGGCTGTGCCATCCAGACCAGGATGCTGCTCCCCGAGCACCTGCTCGACGCGTACGTCGAGGGAGCCAGGAAGTCGGCGGCGTCGCTCAAGGTCGGCGATCCCCGGGAGCCTGACACGCTGATCGGTCCGTTGATCCGAGAACAGCAGCGAGCCCGAGTCGAGGCATACGTGCAGGCCGGTCTCGATGAGGGAGCCGAGCTGGTCTTCGGCGGCAAGCGGCCCGCGCACCTGGCCAAGGGGTTCTTCTACGAGCCGACGCTTTTCATCAACGCCCGCAACGACATGCGGATTGCGCAGGAGGAGATTTTCGGCCCGGTCCTCACCGCAATCACCTACAAGACCGAAGACGAAGCAATTCGCATCGCCAACGATTCGATTTACGGACTCGGTGGCGGCGTCATCGCCGGTAATACCGCGCGCGGCTTCAACGTCGCCCGTCGGATCCGGGCCGGAAACGTCTCGGTGCAGACAGTGGGGTCGCCCACCGTCAACGCCGAGGCCCTCGGAAGCTCGGGTCCAGGCTG
This window harbors:
- a CDS encoding helix-turn-helix domain-containing protein — protein: MDESTGRALNVLLAKHQIDLTVDEVLDELDSAFAAIPWATTLSATEVDFLRMRVEPQAASVIDAWSADDERRTRAHIAVRQLSSALSGSVSIKEAAAMLGVDRSRVARRITGKALWAFDLQGSRRIPRWQFLGDELLPGLDTIVRAIPRGITPAVLDIFMHTPQPDFDDRTAIEHLAGGGDPALVAGFIADLGRW
- a CDS encoding SDR family oxidoreductase, with translation MEDVLGYAGRHVVVTGAASGMGAATASILLNLGARVTALDVRPTDLPVNRVVEVDLRDRGSIERGAEAIEGPVDAYFGCAGLPGPPFSGLDVLLVNFVGARHLVNLVLPKIPPGGAIAVVASNAAMGWQLELEQLMELVSTDGFDEGKRLCEANDEMGAVGAYPFSKKAINAWVGSRAATLITDGIRLNCINPGPTETAMLPHFVEFAGQNIIDAFVGPIRRRSTAEEQAWPLIFLNSPRSSYINGEALVTDGGFFGAVQSGQLDLSKVFAAPDTASAGS
- a CDS encoding aldehyde dehydrogenase family protein translates to MGDRWDYDEMFIDGAWTADDTVGVIEVVDPATEEVIGSAPDAGLKATHAAILAARRAFDDGPWPRTSPRDRAKVLRRFAAILDERHDFLKKLVMTESGSVGFLADIIQVRGTIDIAEWIAEAMELAVRWTEVSPPAGGPTGMAGHAVVREPVGVVAAITPFNFPFFLNIVKVLPALAAGCTVVLKPHQWTPLDAFEIAKAAQDADLPPGVFNVIAGGPEAGAEMTTHPLVDMVTFTGSTATGRAIMAAAAPTVKRLQLELGGKSACIVLDDVPEDHVANMGIISSMIHAGQGCAIQTRMLLPEHLLDAYVEGARKSAASLKVGDPREPDTLIGPLIREQQRARVEAYVQAGLDEGAELVFGGKRPAHLAKGFFYEPTLFINARNDMRIAQEEIFGPVLTAITYKTEDEAIRIANDSIYGLGGGVIAGNTARGFNVARRIRAGNVSVQTVGSPTVNAEALGSSGPGWSADQPGGVGITGVFGGFKQSGIGREWGHHGIEEFTELKSIAWS